One Pararge aegeria chromosome 1, ilParAegt1.1, whole genome shotgun sequence genomic region harbors:
- the LOC120626209 gene encoding uncharacterized protein LOC120626209: MHTVWCRCVTMVVLCVLLAAFVSGQVTFSRDWSGGKRSPAAVFDCGQFARLCRHFLHELKQEMSDDKLIKHSRLEPEVQVNFEDDK; encoded by the exons ATGCATACCGTTTGGTGCAG GTGTGTGACAATGGTGGTGCTGTGCGTGCTATTGGCAGCGTTCGTGTCAGGCCAGGTGACGTTCAGCCGGGACTGGTCCGGCGGGAAGAGATCTCCAGCGGCAGTGTTCGACTGTGGACAGTTTGCTAGACTCTGCCGGCACTTTTTG CACGAGTTAAAACAAGAAATGTCAGACGATAAACTCATCAAACACAGCCGACTCGAGCCCGAGGTTCAAGTGAATTTCGAAGACGACAAATAG